A window from Mauremys reevesii isolate NIE-2019 linkage group 9, ASM1616193v1, whole genome shotgun sequence encodes these proteins:
- the TBL1XR1 gene encoding F-box-like/WD repeat-containing protein TBL1XR1 isoform X1, protein MSISSDEVNFLVYRYLQESGFSHSAFTFGIESHISQSNINGALVPPAALISIIQKGLQYVEAEVSINEDGTLFDGRPIESLSLIDAVMPDVVQTRQQAYRDKLAQQQAAAAAAAAATNQQGSAKNGENTANGEENGAHTIANNHTDMMEVDGDVEIPPNKAVVLRGHESEVFICAWNPVSDLLASGSGDSTARIWNLSENSTSGSTQLVLRHCIREGGQDVPSNKDVTSLDWNSEGTLLATGSYDGFARIWTKDGNLASTLGQHKGPIFALKWNKKGNFILSAGVDKTTIIWDAHTGEAKQQFPFHSAPALDVDWQSNNTFASCSTDMCIHVCKLGQDRPIKTFQGHTNEVNAIKWDPTGNLLASCSDDMTLKIWSMKQDSCVHDLQAHNKEIYTIKWSPTGPGTNNPNANLMLASASFDSTVRLWDVDRGICIHTLTKHQEPVYSVAFSPDGRYLASGSFDKCVHIWNTQTGALVHSYRGTGGIFEVCWNAAGDKVGASASDGSVCVLDLRK, encoded by the exons ATGAGTATAAGCAGTGATGAGGTTAACTTCCTGGTATATAGATACTTGCAAGAGTCAG GGTTTTCTCATTCAGCATTTACATTTGGTATAGAGAGCCATATCAGCCAGTCTAATATAAATGGTGCTCTGGTGCCACCAGCTGCTTTGATTTCCATCATCCAGAAAGGTCTGCAGTATGTAGAGGCTGAAGTCAGTATTAATGAG GATGGTACCTTGTTTGATGGTAGGCCAATAGAGTCTCTCTCACTGATAGATGCAGTAATGCCTGATGTGGTACAAACAAGACAACAGGCCTACAGAGATAAACTTGCACAACaacaggcagcagctgctgctgctgcagctgcaactAACCAACAGGGCTCTgcaaaaaatggagaaaatactGCAAACGGAGAGGAGAATGGAGCGCACACTATAGCAA ATAATCATACGGATATGATGGAAGTGGATGGAGATGTCGAAATCCCTCCTAACAAAGCAGTGGTGCTACGTGGTCATGAATCTGAAGTATTCATCTGCGCCTGGAACCCTGTTAGCGACCTTCTAGCCTCAGG ATCTGGAGATTCAACAGCACGGATATGGAACCTCAGTGAAAACAGCACCAGTGGCTCCACGCAGCTGGTTCTCCGACATTGTATACGAGAAGGTGGGCAAGATGTACCAAGCAACAAAGATGTAACATCCCTGGATTGGAAT AGTGAAGGTACACTTCTAGCAACCGGGTCATATGATGGATTTGCAAGAATATGGACTAAAGACG GTAATCTTGCCAGCACCTTAGGGCAACATAAAGGACCTATATTTGCATTAAAATGGAACAAGAAAGGAAACTTCATTTTAAGTGCCGGAGTGGACAAG ACCACAATTATTTGGGATGCCCATACCGGAGAAGCCAAGCAGCAGTTTCCCTTTCATTCTG CACCAGCACTAGATGTTGACTGGCAGAGTAACAACACATTTGCTTCTTGCAGCACAGATATGTGTATTCATGTCTGTAAATTAGGACAAGATAGACCTATCAAAACCTTCCAGGGTCACACA AATGAAGTAAATGCAATCAAATGGGATCCGACTGGTAATCTTCTGGCATCCTGTTCTGATGACATGACTTTAAAG ATCTGGAGTATGAAACAAGATAGTTGTGTCCATGATTTACAAGCACACAACAAAGAAATTTATACTATCAAATGGAGTCCTACAGGACCAGGAACAAACAATCCAAATGCCAATCTTATGTTAGCAAG TGCATCCTTTGATTCTACTGTTAGGTTATGGGATGTAGACAGAGGAATTTGCATCCACACTTTAACGAAACATCAAGAACCTGTGTACAGTGTAGCTTTCAGCCCTGATGGCAGGTACCTGGCCAGTGGCTCTTTTGACAAATGTGTTCACATCTGGAATACACAG ACGGGTGCTTTAGTTCACAGTTATCGGGGAACAGGAGGGATTTTTGAAGTTTGctggaatgcagcaggagacaaagTTGGAGCAAGTGCTTCAGATGGTTCA gttTGTGTATTAGACCTACGGAAATAG
- the TBL1XR1 gene encoding F-box-like/WD repeat-containing protein TBL1XR1 isoform X3: MSISSDEVNFLVYRYLQESGFSHSAFTFGIESHISQSNINGALVPPAALISIIQKGLQYVEAEVSINEDGTLFDGRPIESLSLIDAVMPDVVQTRQQAYRDKLAQQQAAAAAAAAATNQQGSAKNGENTANGEENGAHTIANNHTDMMEVDGDVEIPPNKAVVLRGHESEVFICAWNPVSDLLASGSGDSTARIWNLSENSTSGSTQLVLRHCIREGGQDVPSNKDVTSLDWNSEGTLLATGSYDGFARIWTKDGNLASTLGQHKGPIFALKWNKKGNFILSAGVDKTTIIWDAHTGEAKQQFPFHSAPALDVDWQSNNTFASCSTDMCIHVCKLGQDRPIKTFQGHTNEVNAIKWDPTGNLLASCSDDMTLKIWSMKQDSCVHDLQAHNKEIYTIKWSPTGPGTNNPNANLMLAR, encoded by the exons ATGAGTATAAGCAGTGATGAGGTTAACTTCCTGGTATATAGATACTTGCAAGAGTCAG GGTTTTCTCATTCAGCATTTACATTTGGTATAGAGAGCCATATCAGCCAGTCTAATATAAATGGTGCTCTGGTGCCACCAGCTGCTTTGATTTCCATCATCCAGAAAGGTCTGCAGTATGTAGAGGCTGAAGTCAGTATTAATGAG GATGGTACCTTGTTTGATGGTAGGCCAATAGAGTCTCTCTCACTGATAGATGCAGTAATGCCTGATGTGGTACAAACAAGACAACAGGCCTACAGAGATAAACTTGCACAACaacaggcagcagctgctgctgctgcagctgcaactAACCAACAGGGCTCTgcaaaaaatggagaaaatactGCAAACGGAGAGGAGAATGGAGCGCACACTATAGCAA ATAATCATACGGATATGATGGAAGTGGATGGAGATGTCGAAATCCCTCCTAACAAAGCAGTGGTGCTACGTGGTCATGAATCTGAAGTATTCATCTGCGCCTGGAACCCTGTTAGCGACCTTCTAGCCTCAGG ATCTGGAGATTCAACAGCACGGATATGGAACCTCAGTGAAAACAGCACCAGTGGCTCCACGCAGCTGGTTCTCCGACATTGTATACGAGAAGGTGGGCAAGATGTACCAAGCAACAAAGATGTAACATCCCTGGATTGGAAT AGTGAAGGTACACTTCTAGCAACCGGGTCATATGATGGATTTGCAAGAATATGGACTAAAGACG GTAATCTTGCCAGCACCTTAGGGCAACATAAAGGACCTATATTTGCATTAAAATGGAACAAGAAAGGAAACTTCATTTTAAGTGCCGGAGTGGACAAG ACCACAATTATTTGGGATGCCCATACCGGAGAAGCCAAGCAGCAGTTTCCCTTTCATTCTG CACCAGCACTAGATGTTGACTGGCAGAGTAACAACACATTTGCTTCTTGCAGCACAGATATGTGTATTCATGTCTGTAAATTAGGACAAGATAGACCTATCAAAACCTTCCAGGGTCACACA AATGAAGTAAATGCAATCAAATGGGATCCGACTGGTAATCTTCTGGCATCCTGTTCTGATGACATGACTTTAAAG ATCTGGAGTATGAAACAAGATAGTTGTGTCCATGATTTACAAGCACACAACAAAGAAATTTATACTATCAAATGGAGTCCTACAGGACCAGGAACAAACAATCCAAATGCCAATCTTATGTTAGCAAGGTAA
- the TBL1XR1 gene encoding F-box-like/WD repeat-containing protein TBL1XR1 isoform X2: MPDVVQTRQQAYRDKLAQQQAAAAAAAAATNQQGSAKNGENTANGEENGAHTIANNHTDMMEVDGDVEIPPNKAVVLRGHESEVFICAWNPVSDLLASGSGDSTARIWNLSENSTSGSTQLVLRHCIREGGQDVPSNKDVTSLDWNSEGTLLATGSYDGFARIWTKDGNLASTLGQHKGPIFALKWNKKGNFILSAGVDKTTIIWDAHTGEAKQQFPFHSAPALDVDWQSNNTFASCSTDMCIHVCKLGQDRPIKTFQGHTNEVNAIKWDPTGNLLASCSDDMTLKIWSMKQDSCVHDLQAHNKEIYTIKWSPTGPGTNNPNANLMLASASFDSTVRLWDVDRGICIHTLTKHQEPVYSVAFSPDGRYLASGSFDKCVHIWNTQTGALVHSYRGTGGIFEVCWNAAGDKVGASASDGSVCVLDLRK, translated from the exons ATGCCTGATGTGGTACAAACAAGACAACAGGCCTACAGAGATAAACTTGCACAACaacaggcagcagctgctgctgctgcagctgcaactAACCAACAGGGCTCTgcaaaaaatggagaaaatactGCAAACGGAGAGGAGAATGGAGCGCACACTATAGCAA ATAATCATACGGATATGATGGAAGTGGATGGAGATGTCGAAATCCCTCCTAACAAAGCAGTGGTGCTACGTGGTCATGAATCTGAAGTATTCATCTGCGCCTGGAACCCTGTTAGCGACCTTCTAGCCTCAGG ATCTGGAGATTCAACAGCACGGATATGGAACCTCAGTGAAAACAGCACCAGTGGCTCCACGCAGCTGGTTCTCCGACATTGTATACGAGAAGGTGGGCAAGATGTACCAAGCAACAAAGATGTAACATCCCTGGATTGGAAT AGTGAAGGTACACTTCTAGCAACCGGGTCATATGATGGATTTGCAAGAATATGGACTAAAGACG GTAATCTTGCCAGCACCTTAGGGCAACATAAAGGACCTATATTTGCATTAAAATGGAACAAGAAAGGAAACTTCATTTTAAGTGCCGGAGTGGACAAG ACCACAATTATTTGGGATGCCCATACCGGAGAAGCCAAGCAGCAGTTTCCCTTTCATTCTG CACCAGCACTAGATGTTGACTGGCAGAGTAACAACACATTTGCTTCTTGCAGCACAGATATGTGTATTCATGTCTGTAAATTAGGACAAGATAGACCTATCAAAACCTTCCAGGGTCACACA AATGAAGTAAATGCAATCAAATGGGATCCGACTGGTAATCTTCTGGCATCCTGTTCTGATGACATGACTTTAAAG ATCTGGAGTATGAAACAAGATAGTTGTGTCCATGATTTACAAGCACACAACAAAGAAATTTATACTATCAAATGGAGTCCTACAGGACCAGGAACAAACAATCCAAATGCCAATCTTATGTTAGCAAG TGCATCCTTTGATTCTACTGTTAGGTTATGGGATGTAGACAGAGGAATTTGCATCCACACTTTAACGAAACATCAAGAACCTGTGTACAGTGTAGCTTTCAGCCCTGATGGCAGGTACCTGGCCAGTGGCTCTTTTGACAAATGTGTTCACATCTGGAATACACAG ACGGGTGCTTTAGTTCACAGTTATCGGGGAACAGGAGGGATTTTTGAAGTTTGctggaatgcagcaggagacaaagTTGGAGCAAGTGCTTCAGATGGTTCA gttTGTGTATTAGACCTACGGAAATAG